A region of Helicobacter sp. 12S02232-10 DNA encodes the following proteins:
- a CDS encoding peptidylprolyl isomerase, with protein sequence MSNIETNKVVAIEYEVMDFDTKEIVDSNIGAKPLEFLVGAGQVITGLEKAIIGAEIGKKFEVQVKPEEAYGIYKNDFLQEVPKEQFEGIELEKGMTLFGQGENGQTVQVVVRDFGDEMVMIDYNHPLAGKTLLFNITVLDSREPTEQEIMSGGVVGGCGCNTEGHHHGHKDEGGCCGGNGECGCSH encoded by the coding sequence ATGAGCAATATTGAAACAAATAAAGTTGTAGCCATTGAATATGAAGTTATGGATTTTGATACCAAAGAGATTGTAGATTCAAATATTGGTGCTAAGCCTTTAGAATTTTTGGTTGGAGCCGGTCAGGTTATTACTGGTTTAGAAAAAGCAATTATTGGTGCAGAGATTGGAAAAAAATTTGAAGTACAGGTTAAGCCTGAGGAAGCTTATGGGATTTATAAAAATGATTTTTTACAAGAAGTGCCAAAAGAGCAATTTGAAGGCATTGAATTAGAAAAAGGAATGACACTTTTTGGACAGGGAGAAAATGGACAAACTGTTCAGGTTGTGGTTAGAGATTTTGGCGATGAGATGGTAATGATTGATTATAATCATCCTTTGGCTGGAAAAACTCTTTTATTTAACATTACCGTACTAGATTCAAGAGAACCGACAGAGCAGGAAATTATGAGTGGAGGTGTTGTTGGAGGTTGCGGTTGCAATACAGAAGGACATCATCACGGACATAAAGACGAAGGTGGATGTTGTGGAGGAAATGGTGAGTGCGGTTGTTCGCACTAA
- a CDS encoding OmpA family protein yields MNKILTASFIFAVLLIAGCAQKDVTVSDSGTAEQESIQNNVADVPAKEEAPQPDQEVQKVSSGTVVGSVYFDFDKFNIKPDMENVIDESSQKIKDADMNVLIEGNTDEFGSDEYNYALGTKRALSVKSALVIKGIAKNKIKVISFGESKPVCQEKTKSCYQKNRRADIKLVK; encoded by the coding sequence ATGAATAAAATTTTAACAGCAAGTTTTATTTTCGCGGTTTTACTTATTGCTGGTTGTGCTCAAAAGGATGTTACGGTTTCTGATTCAGGAACTGCAGAGCAAGAAAGTATTCAGAATAATGTTGCTGATGTTCCCGCTAAAGAGGAAGCACCTCAGCCAGATCAAGAGGTTCAGAAAGTTTCTAGTGGGACTGTTGTTGGTAGTGTCTATTTTGATTTCGATAAGTTTAATATCAAGCCTGATATGGAAAATGTAATTGATGAGAGTTCTCAAAAAATCAAAGATGCCGATATGAATGTTTTAATTGAAGGAAATACGGATGAATTTGGTAGTGATGAGTATAATTATGCTCTAGGAACCAAACGAGCCTTGAGTGTTAAAAGTGCTTTGGTTATCAAAGGAATCGCCAAAAATAAGATTAAAGTCATCAGTTTTGGTGAAAGCAAACCGGTTTGTCAAGAAAAAACTAAATCTTGCTATCAAAAAAATAGAAGAGCTGATATTAAGCTTGTAAAATAA
- the tolB gene encoding Tol-Pal system protein TolB: MRILLLIFIYCGSLFAIDATLDVVKTVQKIPNAEVSYSDSKNSEQAQKIYKILMTDLKISGHFEVFDGDKFKGDSIDYVPYKNKKIDLLIRIEVRNDANGMKAIMYLYDINSSEFKISKIYTISNEALYPFAAHKMAININDYIKAPSIAWMNRFIVLSKYVGSGLADIIVSDYTLTYQKVIVKGGLNIFPKWADANQTEIYYTKYFEKPTIVKYNIYTGLSQNIIQSDGMAIVSDVSKDGSKLLLSLAPETQSDIFLYNLNTKKTTQLTKYPGIDVSGNFIDNDTAMIFISDRVGYPNVFAKKLDIYAPVEQVVYHGRNNSSASAYGDYVVYTSRETANEFGLNTFNLYLISTKSDYIRRLTANGTNQMPRFSSDGGSIMFLKHTQNQSALGIIRLDYNRSYLFPLNNIKIQAFDW, encoded by the coding sequence ATGAGAATTTTATTGTTGATTTTTATCTATTGTGGGAGTTTATTTGCCATAGATGCAACATTAGATGTTGTAAAAACGGTTCAAAAAATTCCAAATGCGGAAGTGAGTTATTCTGATTCTAAAAATTCAGAGCAAGCTCAAAAAATTTATAAGATATTGATGACGGATTTAAAAATCAGTGGTCATTTTGAGGTTTTTGATGGGGATAAATTTAAGGGAGATTCAATTGATTATGTTCCCTATAAAAATAAAAAAATTGATCTTCTTATCCGAATAGAAGTCAGGAATGACGCAAATGGAATGAAAGCCATTATGTATTTATATGACATCAATTCTTCAGAATTTAAAATCAGTAAAATATATACTATTTCCAATGAAGCCTTATATCCTTTTGCAGCTCATAAAATGGCCATTAATATTAATGATTATATCAAGGCACCTTCTATTGCTTGGATGAATCGATTTATCGTTTTATCCAAGTATGTCGGCTCTGGTTTGGCTGATATTATTGTTTCTGATTATACATTAACCTATCAAAAAGTGATTGTTAAGGGTGGATTGAATATTTTTCCCAAATGGGCAGATGCTAATCAAACTGAAATCTATTATACAAAGTATTTTGAAAAACCTACGATTGTGAAATATAATATTTATACTGGCTTAAGCCAAAATATTATTCAAAGCGATGGTATGGCGATTGTTTCTGATGTAAGCAAAGATGGCAGCAAACTTCTTTTATCGCTTGCTCCAGAAACTCAATCGGATATTTTTTTATATAATTTAAATACAAAGAAAACCACGCAACTTACAAAATATCCAGGTATTGATGTTTCGGGCAATTTCATTGATAACGATACGGCTATGATCTTTATTTCTGATCGAGTTGGATATCCAAATGTTTTTGCAAAAAAGCTCGATATTTATGCTCCTGTTGAACAGGTTGTTTATCACGGACGAAATAATAGCTCAGCCTCTGCTTATGGAGATTATGTTGTTTATACTAGTCGTGAAACAGCTAATGAATTTGGTTTGAATACTTTTAATTTATATTTAATTTCAACAAAAAGTGATTATATTCGAAGACTTACGGCTAATGGTACGAATCAAATGCCAAGATTTTCCAGCGATGGGGGGAGTATTATGTTTTTAAAACATACCCAGAATCAAAGTGCTTTGGGAATTATTCGATTAGACTATAACAGAAGTTATCTATTTCCATTAAATAATATCAAAATACAAGCCTTTGATTGGTGA
- a CDS encoding energy transducer TonB has protein sequence MNTQFLFICSGFFAVFSYLIILLFLIFFFDFSNPAKYIFKTDTQIEQSIAIDAILDNSFENDNMDKGGNPLEGTGVKDVFSSINSEPDLNQKVSDNREQVAKNLELNKQRQEILKQLQSNMKDFNSKLETIKNKTIDVQSQTPKPDTSDGLYDEWFAKVYKILYSKWKVSFYQNASVTVLLTITETGDFSYKILKYSHYDDYNKSVEKLLESLNNQKFPPYPKGKFVNIEVNFRTEEK, from the coding sequence ATGAATACTCAATTTTTGTTTATTTGCTCAGGATTTTTTGCTGTTTTTTCATATTTAATCATTTTATTATTTTTGATTTTTTTTTTTGATTTTTCTAATCCTGCAAAATACATTTTTAAAACGGATACACAAATAGAGCAATCAATTGCTATTGATGCAATTTTGGATAATTCTTTTGAAAATGACAATATGGATAAAGGGGGAAATCCTTTGGAGGGAACAGGAGTTAAAGATGTATTTTCTTCAATCAATAGCGAACCTGATTTGAATCAAAAAGTTTCGGATAATCGCGAACAGGTCGCTAAAAATTTAGAATTAAATAAACAAAGACAAGAAATTCTCAAACAGCTACAAAGTAATATGAAAGATTTTAATTCCAAACTTGAGACAATTAAAAACAAAACTATTGATGTTCAATCCCAAACACCAAAACCCGATACTTCAGATGGTCTTTATGATGAATGGTTTGCAAAAGTTTATAAAATTTTATATTCAAAATGGAAGGTATCTTTTTATCAAAATGCTTCCGTAACTGTTTTACTTACGATTACAGAAACAGGAGATTTTAGTTATAAAATATTAAAATATTCCCATTATGATGATTATAATAAGAGTGTAGAAAAATTATTAGAATCTTTAAATAATCAAAAATTTCCTCCTTATCCTAAAGGAAAATTTGTTAATATTGAGGTTAATTTTAGAACTGAGGAAAAATAA
- a CDS encoding ExbD/TolR family protein has protein sequence MENDFDWDEKPELNITPLVDIMLVLLAILMVTTPTITYQENITLPKGSKTLKASQDKILEIRMDAKKKIYINSNVYDYNSFPDTFNLLAKEYNKNTSVYIRADKNLTYENIVYLLKSVKEAGFSKVSLVTNG, from the coding sequence ATGGAAAATGATTTTGATTGGGATGAGAAACCTGAGTTAAATATTACCCCCTTGGTTGATATTATGCTTGTATTGTTGGCTATTTTGATGGTTACTACACCCACAATTACTTATCAAGAAAACATCACTCTTCCAAAGGGATCGAAGACACTAAAAGCTTCTCAGGATAAAATTCTTGAAATAAGAATGGATGCAAAAAAGAAAATTTATATCAATAGCAATGTTTATGACTATAATTCGTTTCCAGACACTTTCAATCTTTTGGCAAAAGAGTATAATAAAAATACTAGTGTTTATATTCGAGCCGATAAAAATTTAACTTATGAGAATATTGTTTATTTGCTTAAAAGTGTAAAAGAAGCTGGATTTTCAAAAGTTTCTCTGGTTACTAATGGCTAA
- a CDS encoding MotA/TolQ/ExbB proton channel family protein has product MTMIQNFFYESGPITLFVLFWLSLYFILTLWIFIYKFFTIRYSIGKEKKSLDKIIKNEQKLPDYPIFYFDGDAGTNISKEMFHIWKNQALKQGTTGLVVLSIVSSTAPFIGLFGTVVEILDAFGKLGIAGQISFDVIAPIISKALVATAAGILTAIPAYSFFLILKRKVYDLSVYIQMQIDVILSKNIGK; this is encoded by the coding sequence ATGACAATGATACAAAACTTTTTCTATGAAAGTGGTCCTATTACGCTATTTGTTCTCTTTTGGCTATCTCTATATTTCATTTTAACTCTATGGATTTTTATTTATAAGTTTTTTACCATCAGATATTCAATAGGTAAAGAAAAAAAATCTTTGGATAAAATTATTAAAAATGAACAAAAACTACCGGATTATCCGATATTTTATTTTGATGGAGATGCTGGGACAAATATTTCAAAAGAAATGTTTCATATTTGGAAAAATCAGGCTTTAAAACAGGGTACGACAGGTTTAGTTGTTTTGAGTATTGTTTCTTCTACAGCTCCTTTTATAGGTTTATTTGGAACTGTTGTTGAAATTTTAGATGCTTTTGGAAAACTTGGAATAGCGGGTCAAATTTCATTTGATGTGATAGCCCCCATTATTTCTAAGGCTTTGGTAGCTACCGCAGCAGGAATATTGACTGCCATACCGGCATATTCTTTTTTTCTTATTTTGAAGCGAAAAGTTTATGATTTATCTGTATATATTCAAATGCAGATTGATGTGATTCTTTCAAAAAATATTGGAAAATAA
- the atpC gene encoding ATP synthase F1 subunit epsilon: MEELIVNIVTPYGEIFSGEVKSVTLPGVEGEFGVLKGHSDMLSLLKTGVIEIERINNEKDLVAINWGYAEVRFSQVDILADGAVAIGGKNENEISNAISNAKKLLEDATSDKVAISSVVSKIEISAKGKL; this comes from the coding sequence ATGGAAGAATTGATTGTTAATATAGTGACGCCTTATGGAGAGATATTTTCAGGCGAAGTAAAAAGTGTTACTTTGCCTGGTGTAGAGGGTGAATTTGGGGTTTTGAAGGGGCATAGTGATATGCTTTCTTTACTTAAAACCGGGGTTATTGAAATCGAAAGAATCAATAACGAAAAAGATCTTGTTGCAATCAATTGGGGTTATGCTGAAGTTAGATTTTCTCAAGTTGATATTTTAGCAGATGGAGCAGTGGCAATTGGAGGTAAAAATGAAAATGAAATTTCTAATGCAATCTCTAATGCAAAAAAACTGCTAGAAGATGCTACTTCAGATAAAGTTGCAATTTCAAGTGTTGTCTCAAAAATAGAAATCTCTGCAAAAGGTAAATTATAG
- the atpD gene encoding F0F1 ATP synthase subunit beta, whose translation MEGKIIQVMGPVVDVDFESYLPAINEALDVKYNFDGIEKNLVLEVAAHLGDSRVRTIAMDMTEGLTRGQAVIARGKMIEVPVGEEVLGRIFNVVGEVIDGGEPVKNSLTWPIHRTAPTFENQSTKTEMFETGIKVVDLLAPYSKGGKVGLFGGAGVGKTVVIMELIHNVAYKHSGYSVFAGVGERTREGNDLYHEMKEGGVLDKVALCYGQMNEPPGARNRIAFTGLTMAEYFRDEKGLDVLMFIDNIFRYAQSGAEMSALLGRIPSAVGYQPTLASEMGKLQERIASTKKGSITSVQAVYVPADDLTDPAPASVFSHLDATTVLNRKIAEKGIYPAVDPLDSTSRILDPQIVGEDHYKIATGIQQILQKYKDLQDIIAILGMDELSEEDKKIVERARKIEKFLSQPFFVAEVFTGSPGKYVTLEETLEGFKGILDGKYDHIPENAFYMVGNIQEAIEKAEKMKNA comes from the coding sequence ATGGAAGGTAAAATCATTCAAGTTATGGGGCCGGTTGTGGATGTTGATTTTGAATCATATCTGCCCGCAATCAATGAAGCACTAGATGTCAAATACAATTTTGATGGGATTGAGAAAAATCTGGTTTTAGAAGTTGCAGCACATTTAGGAGATAGTCGCGTTAGGACAATAGCAATGGATATGACAGAAGGTCTTACTAGAGGTCAAGCTGTTATCGCTAGAGGTAAAATGATTGAGGTTCCTGTTGGCGAAGAGGTACTAGGTAGGATTTTTAATGTCGTGGGGGAAGTAATAGATGGTGGAGAGCCGGTGAAAAATTCTTTAACTTGGCCAATTCACAGAACTGCTCCAACATTTGAAAATCAAAGCACAAAGACTGAGATGTTTGAAACAGGAATCAAAGTAGTTGATTTATTGGCACCTTATTCTAAGGGGGGAAAAGTAGGTTTGTTTGGTGGTGCTGGTGTTGGTAAAACTGTTGTTATTATGGAGCTTATCCATAACGTTGCTTATAAACATAGTGGATATTCAGTATTTGCTGGAGTTGGAGAAAGAACTCGAGAAGGAAATGATCTCTATCACGAAATGAAAGAAGGGGGTGTCTTGGATAAAGTTGCTTTATGTTATGGGCAAATGAATGAGCCTCCAGGAGCAAGAAATAGAATCGCTTTTACAGGGCTTACGATGGCTGAATATTTTAGAGATGAAAAAGGTCTTGATGTATTGATGTTTATTGATAATATTTTTAGATATGCGCAATCTGGGGCTGAAATGTCGGCTTTATTAGGAAGAATACCTTCTGCCGTTGGCTATCAACCTACATTAGCAAGTGAAATGGGAAAACTCCAAGAAAGAATTGCTTCCACTAAAAAAGGATCCATTACTTCTGTTCAGGCAGTTTATGTTCCTGCAGACGACTTGACAGACCCTGCTCCTGCTTCAGTTTTTTCTCATCTTGATGCGACAACGGTTTTGAATAGAAAAATTGCTGAAAAAGGTATTTATCCTGCTGTGGATCCGTTGGATTCTACTTCTAGAATTTTAGATCCTCAAATTGTTGGGGAAGATCATTATAAAATTGCTACAGGTATCCAGCAAATTTTACAAAAATATAAAGATTTACAAGATATTATTGCTATTTTAGGGATGGATGAATTATCTGAAGAAGATAAAAAAATAGTTGAAAGAGCTAGAAAGATTGAGAAATTTTTATCTCAACCTTTTTTCGTTGCCGAAGTATTTACTGGGAGTCCAGGTAAATATGTTACCCTAGAAGAGACACTTGAAGGTTTCAAGGGTATTTTGGATGGCAAATATGATCATATTCCTGAAAATGCATTTTATATGGTTGGAAATATACAAGAAGCTATAGAAAAAGCAGAAAAAATGAAAAATGCTTAA
- the atpG gene encoding ATP synthase F1 subunit gamma — protein MGNNLKEIRKQIGSVKNTQKTTRAMKLVSTSKLKKAEEMAKRSKIFANKLNEVFNDILSKIKNRGLENINSKYFLNLKDRDVKKVDIIFVTADKGLCGGFNSMTIKEVIRVMNEYKSQGIKVRLRGIGKKGIAYFVFNEIEVLDKITDLSSFPDYDRAASFAMKVVQDYLDGLTDEILIIHNGFKNMISQELKTKALLPLGVDIETANSNSSAVTIEPDDEEDLVLDELAKKYIEYNMYYALIDSLAAEHSSRMQAMDTATNNAGELVKSLTVSYNKARQESITTELVEINAGVEAMK, from the coding sequence ATGGGAAATAATTTAAAAGAGATCAGAAAACAAATCGGCAGTGTTAAAAATACTCAAAAAACAACTCGTGCTATGAAATTGGTTTCTACTTCTAAATTAAAAAAAGCTGAAGAAATGGCTAAACGCTCTAAGATTTTTGCAAATAAATTAAATGAAGTTTTTAATGATATATTATCAAAGATAAAAAATAGAGGTTTAGAGAATATTAACAGCAAATATTTTTTGAATTTGAAAGATAGAGATGTTAAAAAAGTTGATATTATTTTTGTAACTGCAGACAAGGGCTTATGTGGCGGCTTTAATTCGATGACTATTAAGGAAGTCATTAGAGTTATGAATGAATATAAAAGTCAAGGGATTAAAGTCAGACTCAGAGGAATAGGAAAAAAAGGAATTGCTTATTTTGTTTTTAATGAGATTGAAGTTTTAGATAAGATTACAGATTTAAGCTCATTTCCTGATTATGATCGAGCAGCTAGTTTTGCGATGAAAGTTGTTCAGGATTATCTTGATGGATTGACAGATGAAATATTGATTATCCACAATGGTTTTAAAAATATGATTTCTCAAGAACTCAAAACAAAAGCTCTTTTGCCTTTGGGTGTTGATATTGAAACAGCAAATTCAAATTCAAGTGCTGTTACAATTGAACCTGATGATGAGGAAGATCTCGTTTTGGATGAATTGGCTAAAAAATATATTGAATATAATATGTATTATGCATTGATCGATTCTTTGGCTGCAGAACATAGCTCTAGAATGCAAGCTATGGACACTGCAACAAATAATGCTGGAGAATTGGTGAAAAGTCTAACGGTTTCATATAATAAAGCAAGACAAGAATCCATCACTACTGAGTTGGTAGAAATTAATGCCGGTGTCGAGGCTATGAAATAA
- the atpA gene encoding F0F1 ATP synthase subunit alpha: MVAKLKPEEISSIIKERIESFDIDINIAETGRVIAYADGVAKVYGLKNVMSYEMVEFDTGDRGLASNLEEGSVGVVVLGNGKDIKEGTSVKRLGKLMKVPVGDAVVGRVINTLGEPIDGKGAIEAVEHRFVEQKAPGIMDRKSVHEPLQTGIKAIDALVPIGRGQRELIIGDRQTGKTTVAIDTIINQKGQDVICIYVAIGQKESTVAQVVRKLEEYGAMEYTIIVNASASDSAAMQFLAPYTGVTIGEYFRDNARHALIVYDDLSKHAVAYREMSLILRRPPGREAFPGDVFYIHSRLLERAAKVSDEKGAGSLTALPIIETQAGDVSAYIPTNVISITDGQIFLETDLFFSGIRPAINVGLSVSRVGGAAQIKATKQVSGTLRLDLAQYRELQAFAQFASDLDELSRKQLDRGQRMVEVLKQPPYSPLSIEKQVVIIYAGTKGFLDDVPANKVVKFENELYPFLEAKYPKIFEDIRMKKALDKDLESILVKALEEFKISFAA; encoded by the coding sequence GTGGTAGCAAAGTTAAAACCGGAAGAAATCAGCTCAATCATTAAAGAAAGAATAGAAAGTTTTGATATTGATATTAATATAGCCGAAACTGGGAGGGTCATTGCTTATGCTGATGGCGTTGCTAAAGTCTATGGCTTAAAAAATGTTATGTCTTATGAAATGGTTGAATTTGATACTGGAGATAGGGGTCTTGCTTCAAACCTTGAAGAGGGTAGTGTTGGGGTTGTTGTTCTTGGAAATGGAAAGGATATTAAAGAGGGGACATCTGTCAAAAGACTCGGCAAATTAATGAAAGTTCCAGTTGGAGATGCCGTTGTTGGAAGAGTTATAAATACTTTAGGCGAACCTATTGATGGAAAAGGAGCAATAGAGGCTGTTGAACATCGTTTTGTTGAACAAAAGGCTCCTGGAATTATGGATAGAAAATCAGTTCATGAACCTCTTCAAACAGGTATTAAAGCGATTGATGCCCTAGTTCCTATCGGTCGGGGTCAAAGGGAACTTATCATTGGCGATAGACAGACAGGAAAAACAACGGTTGCGATTGATACCATTATTAATCAAAAAGGTCAGGATGTTATTTGTATTTATGTCGCGATCGGTCAAAAAGAATCTACGGTTGCGCAGGTTGTCAGGAAGTTGGAAGAATATGGAGCAATGGAATATACAATAATTGTAAATGCCTCTGCTTCAGATTCTGCAGCTATGCAATTTTTAGCTCCTTATACCGGAGTCACCATTGGGGAATATTTCAGAGATAATGCAAGACATGCTTTGATTGTATATGATGATTTAAGCAAACACGCAGTGGCTTATAGAGAAATGTCTTTGATTTTAAGAAGACCTCCGGGCAGAGAGGCATTTCCTGGAGATGTATTTTATATTCATTCGCGATTATTGGAAAGAGCTGCAAAAGTCAGTGATGAAAAAGGAGCAGGTTCTTTGACTGCCCTACCAATCATAGAAACCCAAGCAGGAGATGTTTCTGCATATATTCCGACAAATGTTATTTCTATTACTGATGGACAAATCTTTTTAGAGACTGATTTATTTTTCTCTGGTATAAGACCAGCGATTAATGTGGGACTTTCGGTTTCAAGGGTTGGAGGAGCTGCTCAAATTAAAGCGACAAAACAAGTTTCTGGAACGCTCAGGTTGGATTTGGCTCAGTATCGTGAGTTGCAAGCATTTGCTCAATTTGCTTCAGATTTAGATGAGTTGAGCAGAAAACAATTGGACAGAGGGCAGAGAATGGTAGAAGTTCTGAAACAACCTCCTTATTCACCCTTGTCTATTGAGAAGCAAGTTGTAATCATTTATGCTGGAACCAAAGGCTTTTTAGATGATGTGCCTGCGAATAAGGTTGTAAAATTTGAAAATGAACTTTATCCATTCTTGGAAGCAAAATATCCAAAAATTTTTGAAGATATTAGAATGAAAAAAGCTTTGGATAAAGATTTGGAAAGTATTCTTGTGAAAGCTTTAGAAGAGTTTAAGATAAGTTTTGCAGCTTGA
- a CDS encoding F0F1 ATP synthase subunit delta, with amino-acid sequence MVEIVAKKYTKALITSLNDNDLKVFLKDLGEIVNVFSIEKFLDIIYSPCVSKSRKQNLLLELMGSDNGKIINFIKLLGEKDRFDILPFVYRELEAYIRRKNKSYIGLLYLNKKIESNVVEQIAKVLSGRFNVGLEIFQVEVQIEGIKLVIDDLGIEISFSRENFLNELKSYILKVI; translated from the coding sequence ATGGTAGAAATTGTTGCCAAAAAATATACAAAAGCACTTATCACAAGTCTTAATGATAATGATTTAAAAGTTTTTTTAAAAGATTTAGGAGAGATTGTGAATGTTTTTTCCATTGAGAAATTTTTAGATATTATCTATTCTCCTTGTGTGTCAAAATCTCGCAAACAGAATTTATTGCTAGAATTAATGGGATCAGATAATGGAAAAATCATAAATTTTATAAAGCTTTTGGGAGAAAAAGATAGGTTTGATATTCTTCCTTTTGTATATAGAGAATTAGAAGCTTATATTAGGAGGAAAAATAAATCTTATATTGGTTTATTGTATTTGAATAAAAAGATTGAATCGAATGTTGTGGAGCAAATTGCAAAAGTTCTTTCAGGGCGTTTTAATGTTGGCCTTGAGATTTTTCAAGTAGAGGTTCAGATAGAAGGTATTAAGCTCGTTATTGATGATTTGGGTATCGAAATTTCTTTTTCTAGAGAGAATTTTTTGAATGAACTAAAATCATATATATTGAAAGTAATTTAA
- a CDS encoding F0F1 ATP synthase subunit B, whose product MKYILFLLFSVSFLFGADVNISDTDIVERVINFVIFVAILWYLTADKLRELFANRKEKISKKLDEVQDKLKTAKKAKEQALRRLEEAKEKASDMVITAKKEAYLVMQKIDGQFKIDIENIIKNNDILMDFEQKKMEREVVEEVLSELFKTKIASFETSDYINILNKKVA is encoded by the coding sequence ATGAAGTATATTCTTTTTTTGTTATTTTCTGTCTCTTTTTTGTTTGGAGCAGATGTGAATATCTCAGATACAGATATTGTTGAGAGGGTTATAAATTTTGTAATATTTGTCGCAATTTTATGGTATTTGACAGCAGATAAACTAAGAGAGTTATTTGCTAATCGAAAAGAAAAAATTTCTAAAAAGCTTGATGAAGTTCAAGATAAGCTTAAAACTGCCAAGAAAGCAAAAGAGCAAGCTTTAAGAAGACTTGAGGAAGCAAAAGAAAAGGCTTCTGATATGGTAATTACTGCTAAAAAAGAAGCTTATTTGGTTATGCAGAAGATTGATGGACAATTTAAGATTGACATAGAAAATATAATTAAAAATAATGATATTTTGATGGATTTTGAACAAAAAAAGATGGAGAGAGAAGTTGTTGAAGAAGTGCTTTCAGAACTTTTTAAAACTAAAATTGCTTCTTTTGAAACTTCCGATTATATCAATATACTTAATAAAAAGGTAGCATAA
- a CDS encoding FoF1 ATP synthase subunit B': MTITVNPYLMILVFIVFIATLYCLNIWLYKPIFSFMDNRNASIAQDMQSIQNNMQETIEIDREIKQILENARLESLQIIEQATNEAKTAYEAKIMKKKTESLAKLEEFLSNLQIEKIDLKNQLLEKMPDFEKSLKLKISQI, encoded by the coding sequence ATGACTATAACCGTAAATCCTTATCTGATGATCTTAGTTTTTATTGTATTTATAGCCACTCTTTATTGTCTTAATATTTGGCTTTATAAGCCTATTTTTTCTTTTATGGACAATCGAAATGCTTCAATTGCTCAAGATATGCAATCTATACAAAATAATATGCAAGAAACAATAGAAATTGATAGAGAAATCAAGCAGATTCTTGAAAATGCTCGTTTAGAATCACTTCAGATCATAGAACAGGCTACAAACGAAGCAAAGACTGCTTATGAAGCAAAAATAATGAAAAAAAAGACAGAGTCTCTTGCCAAACTTGAAGAGTTTTTAAGCAATCTGCAAATCGAAAAAATTGATTTAAAAAATCAACTTTTGGAAAAAATGCCGGATTTTGAAAAGTCTTTGAAATTAAAAATATCTCAAATATAG